Proteins encoded together in one Balaenoptera ricei isolate mBalRic1 chromosome 2, mBalRic1.hap2, whole genome shotgun sequence window:
- the LOC132360445 gene encoding LOW QUALITY PROTEIN: vasculin-like protein 1 (The sequence of the model RefSeq protein was modified relative to this genomic sequence to represent the inferred CDS: inserted 1 base in 1 codon; deleted 1 base in 1 codon; substituted 1 base at 1 genomic stop codon): protein MVQHDFVPAWLNFSTPQSAKSPTATFEKHGEHLPRGDGRLGVSRRQHNSSDGFFNNGPLRTTRDSWHQPSLFRHDSVDAGVSKGAYAGITGNLSGWHGSSXGHDGMSQHSXGGTGNHRHWNGSFHSRKGCAFQEEPPTEIREEKKDDKVEKLQFEEDDFPSLNPEACKQNQPCRPIGTPSGVWENPPSAKQPSKMLVIKKVSKEEPAAAFSAAFTSPGSHHANGNKLSTMVPSVYKNLVPQPVPPPSKPSAWKANRMEHKSGSLSSSQESAFTNPISVTKPVVLAGGIVLSSPKESPASTTPPIEISSSRLNKLTRRTPDRKSEFLKTLKDDRNGDFSESRDCEKLEESEDNSTPEAKENGQEGCHQNGLALPGEDEGEVLSHSLEAEHRLLKAMGWQEYPENDENCLPLTEDELKEFHMKTEELRRNGFGKNGFLQSQSSSLFSPWRNTCKAEFEDSDDTETSSSETSDDDAWK, encoded by the exons ATGGTGCAGCATGACTTTGTTCCTGCTTGGCTAAATTTCTCAACACCACAGTCAGCTAAGTCACCTACGGCCACCTTCGAAAAACACGGAGAGCACCTACCCCGAGGAGATGGTAGACTTGGAGTAAGCCGTCGTCAACATAATTCCTCTGATGGCTTTTTTAACAATGGACCTCTACGAACGACAAGAGATTCCTGGCACCAGCCCTCCCTATTCCGCCACGATTCCGTGGACGCTGGTGTCTCTAAGGGAGCATATGCTGGAATCACAGGGAACCTATCCGGTTGGCACGGCTCTTCCTGAGGTCACGACGGCATGAGCCAGCATA GGGGTGGCACAGGGAACCATCGCCACTGGAATGGCAGCTTCCACTCCCGGAAAGGCTGTGCCTTTCAGGAAGAGCCACCTACAGAGAttagggaagagaagaaagatgatAAGGTGGAAAAGTTGCAGTTTGAAGAAGACGACTTTCCTTCTTTGAATCCAGAAGCTTGCAAACAGAATCAACCATGCAGACCCATTGGGACCCCTTCTGGAGTGTGGGAAAACCCACCTAGTGCCAAGCAGCCCTCCAAAATGCTAGTCATCAAAAAAGTTTCCAAAGAAGAACCTGCTGCTGCTTTCTCTGCTGCATTCACCTCACCAGGATCtcaccatgcaaatggaaacaaattgTCAACCATGGTTCCAAGTGTCTATAAGAACCTGGTTCCTCAGCCTGTACCACCTCCATCCAAGCCCAGTGCGTGGAAAGCTAACAGAATGGAACACAAATCAGGATCCCTTTCCTCTAGCCAGGAGTCTGCTTTTACCAATCCAATCTCTGTTACCAAACCAGTAGTACTGGCTGGGGGTATAGTTTTAAGCTCTCCCAAAGAGAGT CCCGCCAGCACCACTCCTCCAATTGAGATCAGCTCCTCTCGTCTGAACAAGTTGACCCGCCGAACTCCTGACAGGAAGAGCGAGTTCCTGAAGACTCTGAAGGATGACCGGAATGGAGACTTCTCAGAGAGCAGAGACTGtgagaagctggaggaatcagaggaCAACAGCACACctgaagcaaaagaaaatggaCAGGAAGGCTGTCATCAGAATGGTCTTGCTCTCCCCGGAGAAGACGAAGGGGAGGTCCTCTCTCACTCTTTGGAAGCAGAGCACAGGTTATTGAAAGCAATGGGATGGCAGGAGTATCCTGAAAATGATGAGAATTGCCTTCCCCTCACAGAGGATGAGCTCAAAGAGTTCCACATGAAGACAGAGGAGCTGAGAAGAAATGGCTTTGGGAAGAATGGCTTCTTGCAGAGCCAAAGTTCTAGCCTGTTCTCCCCTTGGAGAAACACTTGTAAAGCAGAGTTTGAGGACTCAGATGACACGGAAACCAGTAGCAGTGAAACATCTGATGACGATGCCTGGAAGTAG